TTAGTGGTAGAAGACAATGCCGATATGCAGACCTATATCGAAAGTATTTTGTCGCCTCAATACGAAGTTTTACAGGCAATGAATGGAGAAGATGGCGTAGAAATGGCGTTGGAGCAAATTCCCGACCTCATTGTAAGTGATGTGATGATGCCCCAAAAAGATGGTTATACCCTCTGCAAAGAACTCAAATCCAATGAAAAAACCAACCACATTCCCATCATTCTCCTAACCGCCAAAGCTGCCCTCAACAGCCGTCTCGAAGGTTTGCAGCAAGGCGCAGATGTGTATCTTTCCAAACCATTCAGCCCTGAAGAACTGCTGCTCAACATCGAAAATCAAATCAAAGTACGCCAACAACTCCAAGAAAAATACACCCAAATTTTAGAAACTACAAAAAAAGAAGAAGTTCCAGTTTCTATCACTGATCCTTTCCTTCAAAGGCTTATCGAAACTATCGAATCACATCTCAATGACTTTGAACTAAGTGTGGAGCAGTTGAGTCAATATATGTTTATGAGCCGCCAACAAATCCACCGCAAACTACACGCACTTACCAACTATTCGACTTCCGAATTTATCCGCCTTCTTCGCCTCAAAAAAGCCAAAACCCTACTGGAGAGCAAACAACACAACATCACTGAAATCGCTTATGAAGTGGGTTTCAGTTCGCCTTCTTATTTCAGCAGAGCATTTGTAAAGCAGTTTGGGGTATCGCCGAGTAAGTGGGTTGGGTAAAAATGTAACACCAGTGAAAAAACACGCAACATACGTGCAAGACCTTCCTTTTTATTAGCCTTAATTTTGTGGTTGTCAATGTGATTCATCCTACACACTAAACCCCCAAAATTATGCTGCAACAATCTGCTACTGCCCAGAAAAAATTAGATATCTCGTCTTGCAAAGAAGTTTTTTTGAAAAAACTCAACCAAATCGTCCTAAAAAACATCAAAAGCGAAGACCTAAACATAGAACTATTGGCACAAAAAATGGCTATAAGCCGAAGCCAACTACACCGCAACTTGAAGAAATTTACCCGCCTATCCGCTTCTAATTATGTTCGTAGATTCCGCCTAAAAATTGCTTCTAAACTGCTTACCAAACCCATCAACTCCATCAGCCAAATAGCCTACAAAGTGGGTATCTACAACCTCTCTTATTTCTCCAAGTCCTTCAAAGAAGAATTTGGGAAAACACCCATAGAATTTTATGAGTTTCACAATCAACAAAATAAACATTTTTTCAGAGCAAACAAAAACTACTGATTGTAGGAAAGTAAGCGTACTTAGTGAAAGGTATGGTAGCAGGCAATTTTATAGTGTGTGTGGATACAAAAACAATTGTGAAGGTACAAAATTGCCTGCCCATCCTTTTAAGGAACTGCGAGTTCCATTTTTTCAAAAAGAAATGAAAGACATGGAAGTACAGTATCTCCAATCTTGCATACAACAAAAAAAAAATCAGGTCTGGGGGGACTTGATATTGGTAAAAAAACAGCCCAAGTATGATTTGAATACTTGGGCATTTTTTATGGATATTTGTTTGATCTTTTATTGAGAATCCGCTTGTTCTCGTTTTTTTGTCACATATTCCAACACCTTACGAATGTAGTCAAAACCAGAACTAATGGTCAAAAAGGTAGCAATGAGCAGTAAAATATAGGTGATGCCCCACAGCAAATCATAAGGAACCCAATCCCAATTCAAGATAGAGAGTTGTCCGCAAAGCAATACGCCCATAATCGCTGCAAAGGTGAAGGTAGTTTTGACCTTACCCCAAAAATAGGCAGGGACAGCCAAACCTTCAATGGCGGCAAAAATGCGTAATCCCATCACCAAAAATTCCCTTCCAATAATCAACAAAGTCATCCAAGCAGGAATCCAGCCTTTGAGTGAAAGCATGACCAACACTGTGGCTACGAACACTTTGTCGGCGGTAAAATCCAAAAATGCTCCAAGGTTCGAGACCAATTTTTTCTTGCGAGCCCAATAACCATCCAAATAATCACTGAGCATTGCCCAACAAACTACTATCATCAAGAACAAATAGTTGTATTCCCAATTCCCTTCAAGCAATAGAAAAAAGGGAGCTACGTATATTCTTGATAAGCTGAGGTGGTCAGCAGTATTGAGCCGTATATTCATGTAAAAAGGATGCGGTGTTGGTAATCTAAAAAATCCAAAGATGCGTTTTTTTAATAACAGTTTTGAATTTTGAACACAGATTTTGCAGATATTTCAGATTTCACTGATAAACAATTTTTTAGATAGTTGAAACATTGAAGAATGAACACATATTTGTTTGTTTATCAAATTTTTATGTTTAGAACTGTGAAATGCAAGAAGTCTAAAAATTCCATTAAAAAATATATCAAAATATATTATTTTTACCCTTTCGTCATTCAAGCCTTCAACTTCAACTGCAAAATGCGAAATGTCTAAAGATATTAACACAATACCCTCGCAACTGAGTTTACACCAAGCCAAAGTTCTTCTCTGCGAAGCTAAAACTGCCTCAACAGAAAAAGATGATGATAAAGCCATAGAACTATTGACTAAAGTGGTCACAGTTTTTGAAGTGCATGAAGCATGGGAGGAATTTATGGAAACTTCTAATGAGTTGGCTTTGGTTTATTTAGAACGCTCAAGCCTTTCTGATGCCATGCAAATTGTAGAGTATGCGCTCAAAATATATCAGAAAAAATGTTCGCATCTCATTGAATGGAGCTACCATTTATATAATAGAAAATCAAAAATACTAGCTTTACAAGCAAAATTTAGTGAGAGTATTCCTTATTTGCTTAAGGCAAAAGAGATAATCGAACAAAGACAACTGAGCGAGTTGTTTTTAATTGACAACCTAATCGAACAGGCTGATTACCATATATTGATGCGTAATTATGCACAAGCTTATCAATTATTAGATGATGCTGCAAAATTATTGAATACACATCAGAATGAACGGCTTTTAATGTATTTTTATGGTGTCCAAGCAAGTTTAGAATTTTATCAATCTAATTATTTGCTATCCAAACAATTGTATGACAAAAGTCTTGAGGTATGTATTCGTAATAACTTTGAAAAAAAGTCCTATCTTTATTTTCGTATCGCAACCATACATCAAATCTTAGGCAACAGACAAGATTCGATCAAAATATATTTAGAATTAATTGAATATTATAATATTCAATCTAAAGATGGGTTCAACAATAAGGTAAAAAGAGAATTAGCTCAGGTATTTTCCTACATGGGACGAGCTCTAATGAGCTTAGGGGACTTCACACAAGCACTTCATTATTTTGAAAGAGCAATCCTATTTTATGAGCAAACTGGCGAAGGTACTAATTCATTAATAAATTTATGCCTCATTGATATTGCTTATATCTATGGTAAACAAAATAACTATGCCAAGCAAATTGAATACTGTGAGAAAGCTCTAGAAAGACATCAAAACACGACAGAGAATAAAAATGCTTATTCTTCAGCAATTTATAGAAACCTTGCCAAAGCTTATATGAATGTCAATGAAATGAATAAATCATTGATTTATTATGAAAAAGCATTGGCTATAGACATACAAATATTAGGAAAAAATAACACGCTCACAATTAATAGTTATAGTGATTTAGGGGCATATTGGACAAAAAATAGGCGATATTCAAAAGGCTTGAAGTACCTCTATAAAGCCCTAAAAAAGTATAAAAATAAGTTCGGACATACACATGAAAATATTGCAGATACAAATGCTCAGATTGCAGACAATTTTCACCAACAAAGAAAACTAAAAAAAGCCTTAAAACACTATCAATTGGCTTTGACGGCTGATGTACCCGATTACCAAGAAACCAATTTTTACCACCTCCCCGATGTAAGACAATGTATTTTCCTATCAGGATATTATTTCTTGAAAGTATTAGCAGGAAAAGCAAACGCACTTTTTGACTATGCTCTACATTTAGAAAAAAAGAACTTCTCCAAAGCCACCAAAGCCTTAAAAGCCAGTTTGAATACCTGTCAATTGGCTGCAGATTATCTACAACAACTACACAAAACACTTAAAGTAGAAGACTCCAAATTGATTTTGGGAGAGGTGATGCCGCCTATTTATCAGCAAGCTGTAAAAACTATTTTACTCTTAGCCAATCGTTTAGCCGCAGATTCTATTTTGGAACAAGCATTCACCTTTCACGAACTGGCAAATGCACTCTTATTGCGTTCTTCTATGCAAGAAAGCGATGCAAAAATGAGTACTTCTATTGATTCCGATTTATTGAAGCAAGAAAGAGATTTAAGAAATCAAATTGAAGTCTATCTTCAAAAAATACAAAAAGAAGAAGCAAAAGGGCTTCAAAAAGATATGAATAAGCTCAAAGAATGGAAACAAAGTCATTTCCATGAACTGCTCAAACACCAGGCACTCATTGAACAATTTGAAAAGGAGTACCCCGAATATTACCAGTTCAAGTACAACCTCCAAACGGTTTCTGTTGCAACCCTCCAAAAAGACTTAACCGAAGATACAGTCATGATTAGCTATTTCATTGGAATAGAAAAGGGCTATATTTTTGCAGTCACTTCGGACGAATATGAAATTGTTCCCTTTGAAATACCTAAAGATTTCGACCAACAAATCGAAAACTATTTGAGCAGCATTCACGCCCAGAGCATAAGCGATTTCATTCCGATGTCCTACAATTTGTACTTCTTACTCATTGAACCCATCAGCTATTTGATTTTTGACCCATTTGTAGGTAAGCCCAAAAATTTGGTTATCATTCCAAGTGCTGCCCTTAGTTATTTACCCTTCGAAACCCTTATTCGTGAAATTCCCTATACTGCTCAGCCTGCTTTTCACCAATTGGATTATCTCCTCCAACACTGCCAAATTCAATACCACTATTCTCCTACCTTATACCACCAATCATTGAAGAAAAAAGTACAAAAAAAATCTATTTTATCTTCAATAGAAAAATCAAATTCCATTGACTTCCTAGGTTTTGCGCCCATTTATACCAGTGACAAAGCAGCCACCCAAGAAGTCTTGAAAGGACTTGCTGAAAATTATGGTCATTGGGCGACTCGCTCCAATGCCCTACAAGATGGCACACTAGCCCCACTTCCTTTTTCGGAAAAAGAGGTACAAAATATTGAAGGAATGTTTGCTGAAAAAGGATTGAAGGGACAAAGCTACCTCTACGATGCCGCTACCAAAGACCACTTCAAAGCCATTGCCGCTAATGCCAAATACCTACACATTGCAGCTCATGGACTGACCAACGATGAATACCCCAAATTATCGGGCATTGTATTTCACCCTGCCAAAGAAGCTACTGAAATTCACGACAGCGTTTTGTCAATGGGCGAAATGTACCAACTTCAATTGCGAGCAGATTTGGTGGTCTTGAGCAGTTGCGAAAGTGGGGTTGGCAAGTTGGCTAAGGGGGAGGGAATGATGGCAATGAATCGGGGGTTTTTATATGCGGGTGCAAAGAATGTGATTTACACCCTCTTCAAAGTGCTTGACAAACCAAGCAGCGAATTGTGTGAAGCTTTGTTTGAAGGAATTTTGGAGGGAAAATCGTATGCAGAGGCATTGCGATTGGCGAAGTTAACCCTAATTCAACGAACCGATATTGATCCTAAATC
The Chitinophagales bacterium genome window above contains:
- a CDS encoding helix-turn-helix transcriptional regulator; this encodes MLQQSATAQKKLDISSCKEVFLKKLNQIVLKNIKSEDLNIELLAQKMAISRSQLHRNLKKFTRLSASNYVRRFRLKIASKLLTKPINSISQIAYKVGIYNLSYFSKSFKEEFGKTPIEFYEFHNQQNKHFFRANKNY
- the pgsA gene encoding CDP-diacylglycerol--glycerol-3-phosphate 3-phosphatidyltransferase, producing MNIRLNTADHLSLSRIYVAPFFLLLEGNWEYNYLFLMIVVCWAMLSDYLDGYWARKKKLVSNLGAFLDFTADKVFVATVLVMLSLKGWIPAWMTLLIIGREFLVMGLRIFAAIEGLAVPAYFWGKVKTTFTFAAIMGVLLCGQLSILNWDWVPYDLLWGITYILLLIATFLTISSGFDYIRKVLEYVTKKREQADSQ
- a CDS encoding CHAT domain-containing tetratricopeptide repeat protein, whose amino-acid sequence is MSKDINTIPSQLSLHQAKVLLCEAKTASTEKDDDKAIELLTKVVTVFEVHEAWEEFMETSNELALVYLERSSLSDAMQIVEYALKIYQKKCSHLIEWSYHLYNRKSKILALQAKFSESIPYLLKAKEIIEQRQLSELFLIDNLIEQADYHILMRNYAQAYQLLDDAAKLLNTHQNERLLMYFYGVQASLEFYQSNYLLSKQLYDKSLEVCIRNNFEKKSYLYFRIATIHQILGNRQDSIKIYLELIEYYNIQSKDGFNNKVKRELAQVFSYMGRALMSLGDFTQALHYFERAILFYEQTGEGTNSLINLCLIDIAYIYGKQNNYAKQIEYCEKALERHQNTTENKNAYSSAIYRNLAKAYMNVNEMNKSLIYYEKALAIDIQILGKNNTLTINSYSDLGAYWTKNRRYSKGLKYLYKALKKYKNKFGHTHENIADTNAQIADNFHQQRKLKKALKHYQLALTADVPDYQETNFYHLPDVRQCIFLSGYYFLKVLAGKANALFDYALHLEKKNFSKATKALKASLNTCQLAADYLQQLHKTLKVEDSKLILGEVMPPIYQQAVKTILLLANRLAADSILEQAFTFHELANALLLRSSMQESDAKMSTSIDSDLLKQERDLRNQIEVYLQKIQKEEAKGLQKDMNKLKEWKQSHFHELLKHQALIEQFEKEYPEYYQFKYNLQTVSVATLQKDLTEDTVMISYFIGIEKGYIFAVTSDEYEIVPFEIPKDFDQQIENYLSSIHAQSISDFIPMSYNLYFLLIEPISYLIFDPFVGKPKNLVIIPSAALSYLPFETLIREIPYTAQPAFHQLDYLLQHCQIQYHYSPTLYHQSLKKKVQKKSILSSIEKSNSIDFLGFAPIYTSDKAATQEVLKGLAENYGHWATRSNALQDGTLAPLPFSEKEVQNIEGMFAEKGLKGQSYLYDAATKDHFKAIAANAKYLHIAAHGLTNDEYPKLSGIVFHPAKEATEIHDSVLSMGEMYQLQLRADLVVLSSCESGVGKLAKGEGMMAMNRGFLYAGAKNVIYTLFKVLDKPSSELCEALFEGILEGKSYAEALRLAKLTLIQRTDIDPKSWSGFVLLGA